Genomic DNA from Schistosoma haematobium chromosome 1, whole genome shotgun sequence:
GATAAGTTGTTATGAAGAACTTTGATCTACAACTAGTGATAATAGGAAGACAACCAAATAAATACCTTTTTGTTTAAATCAGGCTATTACATGAATAACTAACGCTATTGTACAAAAGATGAACTTTATCTTAGACAGTGATgcaaaaacttatacgactgtCTCATAAAGAACATCAGCTACACTAATTTACCCAAAACAGGTAACGTGAATATGTGTAACACATATGTTCGTCCCGCTTCCCACCTCACTATAATTTACACTGTAATCCGACCCGGGAAAATTTTTATGTGATCAAATTAAGATATTTTACAAGGCCATACAATCAACAACTAATAGATCGTCTGAGtattaagtttatttttcaatatgATGGCACAGGTAAAAAGTTGGTCGCGAACCAAATCATCGCATATAGGAAATCAAACtggttttataataataatggtgataataaaaatgaacaacTCATTGAAATGATTCTCTATCATGAAGACTTTTGTTGTCTTAATTCTTCCATTGATCCTTTACTCACAACTCATGGtgtataataaaaattaattgtttGTTAAGTATCGCAGATTTTAGACTGTTCCTAACAATTTTCAATTTGATGTATCAATCCTTAGGATTGTCAACGAAAGAAATCTATCCAATTTAACTTCAAATAAAAGGTTTTATTTGAATTACGATTATTTTCACAAGCACTGTTAATCGATAGTTAGATTCTATGTAAAATGCATCCAAAATCATGGTTGATTAATTCAATAACGTTTAACTTTTCGGAAATATGATAATTTGTGTTAGAATCATTCAGAGTTTCCtttatcaaaatgataataTATGTAGGGTACTTAGAAATGGGAAAATAAACATTCACGTTTTTCTCTTAGTTATATGATCGTAGATAACAACTTGAAGATACTTGTCAGTTTCGACGATTGTTCTTTTGGAATTATCACCAGGGGATGTAGcctgaaatgaataaaaattaaacagTGCGATATTTAATTACAAGACATATGGTGTAAAGTAATATTTTCGTAGTATACTAAATTCAGGGATCAACGTTTTTGATTTGTAGAACAATCTACAAATTACGCATTGATCATGGAATTATAAAAATGTTCCCTAGAGGTGATtgtttatattcattgaaaaatataaattaaaaatctTGGGTAATGTTGCTTCTATCATGAGGATTGAAAACTAAGGGAACAATTTAATTTTACTGATACAATCAAATCACTAGTTAGACATTCATTATGCTGACAAAgtttgaaaatatattaaataaataataagactGGATTTAAGTTATACTTAATGTTTGGATTCAGTCAAACCATCTACACAAATCTTATGATTAGTACAAGGAATTGATGTACAGTAATCAAGTCCTTATCtattttttaaatttgatttaaaGCTAAACAAGTTAACATCAGACTTAGTTAATACGGTTCGGAAGTGTGGTAATGTACAGTTTAAAAGATTCTGCTATTATCCATAAACGTTTAGTTCTCTCATGTGATGATTGGTAAGGAAGCCTGAAATTCTAATGTATAATGAGCTATTAATAAAAGCTGTCTAAATTCAGGCCTGAAAAGTTCATACTTGAATAATGCTAGAAATTCATGCAATTTTTCGATCAAAACTTACGAAACAATAACTTACAGTTGAGTCAACATTTAAAATTTTTCTATCACGTTTATTCTTCAAAAGAAGGCCATTAGGATTTTCTGTTATTACAGTATAATTCGGTGATGAATTGGCTACAACATTGTGAGTTTCCCAATTGTAGAAACTAAGAATTAAGTTAAcgtatatttacatatattagTTTTTGTGTGGAATATTCATACTTCAAACAGTTATTTGCACATGGAATCATGTTAATAAAAGCCAACTTAGGTGTTGACTTAAGGTAAGTGTGTGTCCTTGTTTCCAAATGGATGAATTAGTTAGTTGGGAGACTGAACTTAAGGTAGTTAAAAATGAATAGGTGGAGAGAGCTTAATTCTCAAGAATTTGTGAATAACATTAGAAATTTAAGAACTATAGATTAGAGATATTGTATTTATAAGAATAAGAGTGAGCATTTTAAATACGTGCTGAGGGATTATTTAAAATCTTTGGAAACGTAGAAATGAAAAGCATATCTTCAGAAAAACCAACCAAATACATCATATCATGCAGTCATCTTTGATGTAAAAACTACTTTATGTTTCACTTTAGAGTAGTTAAATACATTTTTAGAAAAATACCCAGCCTGATTATTCCTTCAGTGTTTTGAAGGATTATAGTGTGCATAAACTTCCTTAGCTAAAATGGCCTTATTTAACAACATTGTGGTATTTTAGGAAGTTAAATAGCTGAGTATGAGCCCGGAAGTCAGTTAGTAATATTCACCTTATAAACTAGGATATTTGTACATCGGTTTAAGTTGCTACATCACATTAACGAAGAGTAAAAGTTATCAACACAAATGCTAGAGTGGTAGAAGTAGCAGCATCAGGAGCAGTAGAAAATGTTAGATATATAAAGATGAAACACCCATAAAGCGATTTCAGGACTCATGATCTAAAACGATATGAAGAATGAATGCACCTGGGTCATTACTAACGACtgtgagccatatcattcagcTTCTACAACCATTAGTTATGATTATCACTTGGGTCCCAATTAGGTAGTTTGTATCTACCAATATGTCTGCCACACAAATAACTTCCCGAACTGCTATCACGTATTGATTTTTCGGACCCTACCTTTCTTTTAACCTACTTCTATGTCAGATAAGACCTCTCGACGAGATAGGCGGTGGTTGGGCCTACGTGGTGCATATCcaaaccacctcagttgatgagcCTTCATTACCTCATCAACTGAATAAACACCTTCATTTAAAATCTTATGCTTAACATTAGTACTGATCGATTGGTGGTCCCAAAATACTCAATCTATGTTTTAAAACACCtaaaatcaaacaaaaataaccCCCAAGTGTCCTTTAGTCTTAATGATCATGTTTAGCATCCATAAAGTGGGATCAAGACTGCTGCTGCACAGTATATTTGTCTTTTGGTTAGCAGACGAACATCCCACCTACTTTACAAGTGACACATTTCGGCAAAGGCCAATTAGACTCTCTGACTCTGTTTCGAGTCTTGGTCATAA
This window encodes:
- a CDS encoding hypothetical protein (EggNog:ENOG410VF8U~COG:S): MSTIIFIRDKNSRGQEISGYIDYAHRLKSEDFTVYFKEKKKLLPRTGDLSFYNWETHNVVANSSPNYTVITENPNGLLLKNKRDRKILNVDSTATSPGDNSKRTIVETDKYLQVVIYDHITKRKT